A genomic segment from Necator americanus strain Aroian chromosome III, whole genome shotgun sequence encodes:
- a CDS encoding hypothetical protein (NECATOR_CHRIII.G10222.T2): MKNHRELAEHAHQQHANDADEFVVETINFQSLQDYQSWKLASEESDVISRFTAKSETTEFGRTTYLRCHCSFRAGSVPAKTKKSVEHCTAYMNVREKTDGVTVEHCLTHIGHEARPSQLRLDNNAEQFIVSLLRDGLTIRQVYNKRRVDANLQSNGIQFYRPARDASGDGFVQVVINPTQKEWLRKYGQRALCVDDTFNLTSYSLRLATAIVADEWDRALPAAYLLSYSKVFPSSWTKRLLCLWHVQQAMKRNAIAKLVNRDLSEPFLRKMRDICLVRERSVFVTQYTSMLKYLLENDESTLASYMENTWSNRMDQWAAFGRLGSCVSTSMLCERFHKKLKHEMLEGKANVRIDRLLQLLIALTTELEEDREIMKERGVEEGRYRLQQHHKANTPAVNKYCGQQQLVTVVGLGTWELKENGRRSQRDGVSSVVDGEVENEHNGPYSSDGDEEMMEVVVEDDVKNESVARSSTELIYAYVCLEPKIYVWMYASTRESMLKVMRELTEGTGMEIEQVLKQMDKPTKRLGLLAENVGRNGDTARRIVYRWDAGSGEGSVTTDARRHDVPSVGCPQALTPIRKLHKRAHLRKAEQAKRKPVLDIPDCAQDERDACAVCLRMQPITGSTNHQICWIQCPTCEDWMHTDCISKNVCPRDGAELRRSDV, from the exons ATGAAGAATCACCGTGAGCTCGCAGAGCATGCACATCAGCAGCATGCCAACGACGCAGACGAGTTCGTGGTCGAGACCATCAACTTCCAAAGTCTACAAGATTATCAG AGCTGGAAGTTAGCCTCGGAGGAATCGGATGTGATAAGCCGGTTCACAGCTAAGTCAGAGACTACGGAATTCGGCAGAACCACATATTTACGCTGCCACTGCTCTTTCCGCGCAGGCTCTGTCCCagcgaaaacgaaaaagtctGTGGAGCATTGCACAGCGTATATGAAC GTGAGAGAGAAAACTGATGGTGTGACAGTTGAACACTGTCTCACCCATATCGGACATGAAGCCCGCCCATCTCAGCTGAGACTTGATAACAATGCTGAGCAGTTTATAGTCTCGCTGCTACGGGATGGTCTGACCATCCGACAGGTTTACAATAAA AGGCGAGTTGATGCCAACTTGCAATCTAATGGCATCCAGTTCTACAGGCCAGCACGAGACGCCAGCGGAGATGGATTCGTGCAGG TCGTCATAAATCCAACGCAGAAAGAGTGGCTCCGAAAGTATGGACAGAGGGCGTTATGTGTGGACGATACGTTCAACCTAACGTCTTATTCGCTAAGATTAGCCACTGCAATTGTCGCAGATGAATGGGATAGAGCTCTCCCAGCTGCGTACCTCCTCTCTTATAG TAAAGTGTTTCCATCGTCGTGGACTAAACGGCTGTTATGCCTATGGCACGTACAACAAGCCATGAAGAGGAATGCTATTGCGAAACTGGTTAAC CGTGACCTCAGCGAGCCATTCCTCAGGAAAATGCGAGACATCTGTCTTGTTCGCGAAAGAAGTGTCTTTGTAACACAATACACATCAATGTTGAAGTATCTtcttgaaaatgatgaaagcaCGCTCGCGTCATACATGGAAAACACATG GAGCAATAGAATGGACCAATGGGCAGCCTTCGGGCGGCTGGGATCTTGTGTCAGTACTTCTATGCTCTGTGAGCGTTTCCATAAAAAACTTAAGCATGAGATGTTGGAAGGGAAAGCAAACGTGAGGATAGACAGACTCCTCCAACTACTCATTGCCCTTACGACCGAGTTGGAAGAGGACCGGGAGATTATG AAGGAGAGAGGAGTGGAGGAAGGAAGGTACAGGCTCCAGCAACATCACAAGGCGAACACGCCGGCTGTCAACAAATATTGTGGGCAGCAGCAACTTGTCACTGTTGTTGGTCTTGGAACCTGGGAATTGAAAGAGAACG GACGCCGTTCACAGCGAGATGGCGTGTCCTCGGTAGTTGATGGAGAAGTTGAAAACGAGCATAATGGACCGTACAGCAGCGACGGAGACGAAGAGATGATGGAAGTAGTGGTGGAAGATGATGTGAAAAACGAGTCGGTCGCAAGAAGTTCGACAGAA TTAATTTACGCATATGTTTGTCTTGAACCAAAAATATACGTTTGGATGTATGCATCAACTCGTGAAAGTATGCTTAAAGTGATGAGAGAACTAACGGAAGGCACGGGAATGGAGATAGAGCAGGTGCTGAAGCAAATGGACAAACCAACCAAGAGGTTAGGCTTGTTGGCAGAGAATGTTGGAAGGAACGGAGACACTGCTCGACGAATTGTATATCGATGGGATGCCGGGTCAGGAGAAGGCTCAGTCACTACCGATGCTCGCCGTCATGACGTACCTTCGGTCGGCTGCCCTCAAGCGCTGACTCCGATAAGGAAACTACATAAG cGTGCCCACTTACGCAAAGCAGAACAGGCTAAGCGAAAGCCAGTCCTGGACATTCCAGACTGTGCGCAAGACGAGAGGGACGCGTGTGCTGTATGCCTTCGGATGCAGCCTATCACTGGTAGCACAAACCATCAAATTTGTTGGATTCAATGTCCAACATGCGAAGACTGGATGCATACCGACTGTATCAGCAAAAACGTGTGCCCTCGCGACGGAGCAGAGTTGCGGAGAAGTGATGTGTAG
- a CDS encoding hypothetical protein (NECATOR_CHRIII.G10221.T2), translating into MPISPSSFCFSCLSFCGSSFSVRVFGKKIVRFSFAGSFDITNMCRHSSVLRPLRKASSTFAKRSSRAVQVVSFDATDTMIANGEPFNDVYSRVAFDHGVNVHPAVIASAFPKYMSSLSASYPCFGFNTIGPFEWWKRIVVGCLQEGSSVQVDREKGEKIAQRLFDFYATARAWRITDPKLRSVLNQLRQNGVGVVVVSNSDARLRTILEDFNLYSLFDVVVASGEVGVEKPSPQIFEMVLNHYHLSDASQLLHIGDNLKKDYLAARDFGANALLFDPHSTNQDLSDAEKISSFSELKVE; encoded by the exons ATGCCTATCTCTCCCTCTTCGTTCTGTTTTAGTTGTTTATCATTCTGTGGCTCGTCGTTTTCTGTGCGAGTGTTTGGGAAAAAGATCGTTCGCTTTTCATTCGCAGGATCCTTTGAT attacgaatatgtgtAGGCACTCATCGGTGCTTCGACCTCTCCGCAAAGCATCCAGCACTTTCGCGAAGAGATCTTCACGTGCTGTACAAGTAGTGTCATTTGATGCAACGGATACTATGATTGCCAATGGGGAACCGTTCAACGATGTTTACTCTCGTGTAGCTTTTGATCACGGTGTCAACGTGCACCCTGCAGTTATTGCTTCCGCATTCCCCAAATACATGAGTAGTCTTTCCGCAAGCTATCCATGCTTCGGATTCAACACAATAGGACCTTTCGAATGGTGGAAACGGATAGTGGTTGGATGTTTGCAAGAG GGAAGTTCTGTTCAAGTGGATCGAGAAAAAGGGGAGAAAATCGCTCAACGTCTGTTTGATTTCTATGCCACTGCAAGAGCGTGGCGTATTACTGATCCGAAG CTGAGATCAGTCCTTAACCAGCTGCGCCAGAACGGAGTGGGAGTTGTTGTTGTGTCTAATTCCGATGCTCGCCTGAGGACCATTCTTGAAGATTTCAATTTGTACTCTTTGTTTGACGTTGTAGTAGCCAGTGGAGAAGTTGGAGTGGAAAAACCAAGTCCACAAATCTTCGAAATGGTTCTTAATCACTATCATTTATCCGATGCTTCACAATTGTTGCATATTGGAGATAATCTTAAGAAGGATTACCTAGCAGCGAGAGATTTCGGAGCAAATGCTCTTCTATTTGATCCACATTCGACTAATCAAGACCTCTCAGACGCTGAAAAAATATCTTCATTTAGCGAGCTAAAAGTAGAATAG
- a CDS encoding hypothetical protein (NECATOR_CHRIII.G10222.T1), with protein sequence MKNHRELAEHAHQQHANDADEFVVETINFQSLQDYQSWKLASEESDVISRFTAKSETTEFGRTTYLRCHCSFRAGSVPAKTKKSVEHCTAYMNVREKTDGVTVEHCLTHIGHEARPSQLRLDNNAEQFIVSLLRDGLTIRQVYNKRRVDANLQSNGIQFYRPARDASGDGFVQVVINPTQKEWLRKYGQRALCVDDTFNLTSYSLRLATAIVADEWDRALPAAYLLSYSKVFPSSWTKRLLCLWHVQQAMKRNAIAKLVNRDLSEPFLRKMRDICLVRERSVFVTQYTSMLKYLLENDESTLASYMENTWSNRMDQWAAFGRLGSCVSTSMLCERFHKKLKHEMLEGKANVRIDRLLQLLIALTTELEEDREIMKERGVEEGRYRLQQHHKANTPAVNKYCGQQQLVTVVGLGTWELKENVQRSLPKRRVWCMPLCVCLHLSYGCEKWNAVCCSELCVRNVRDGVSSVVDGEVENEHNGPYSSDGDEEMMEVVVEDDVKNESVARSSTELIYAYVCLEPKIYVWMYASTRESMLKVMRELTEGTGMEIEQVLKQMDKPTKRLGLLAENVGRNGDTARRIVYRWDAGSGEGSVTTDARRHDVPSVGCPQALTPIRKLHKRAHLRKAEQAKRKPVLDIPDCAQDERDACAVCLRMQPITGSTNHQICWIQCPTCEDWMHTDCISKNVCPRDGAELRRSDV encoded by the exons ATGAAGAATCACCGTGAGCTCGCAGAGCATGCACATCAGCAGCATGCCAACGACGCAGACGAGTTCGTGGTCGAGACCATCAACTTCCAAAGTCTACAAGATTATCAG AGCTGGAAGTTAGCCTCGGAGGAATCGGATGTGATAAGCCGGTTCACAGCTAAGTCAGAGACTACGGAATTCGGCAGAACCACATATTTACGCTGCCACTGCTCTTTCCGCGCAGGCTCTGTCCCagcgaaaacgaaaaagtctGTGGAGCATTGCACAGCGTATATGAAC GTGAGAGAGAAAACTGATGGTGTGACAGTTGAACACTGTCTCACCCATATCGGACATGAAGCCCGCCCATCTCAGCTGAGACTTGATAACAATGCTGAGCAGTTTATAGTCTCGCTGCTACGGGATGGTCTGACCATCCGACAGGTTTACAATAAA AGGCGAGTTGATGCCAACTTGCAATCTAATGGCATCCAGTTCTACAGGCCAGCACGAGACGCCAGCGGAGATGGATTCGTGCAGG TCGTCATAAATCCAACGCAGAAAGAGTGGCTCCGAAAGTATGGACAGAGGGCGTTATGTGTGGACGATACGTTCAACCTAACGTCTTATTCGCTAAGATTAGCCACTGCAATTGTCGCAGATGAATGGGATAGAGCTCTCCCAGCTGCGTACCTCCTCTCTTATAG TAAAGTGTTTCCATCGTCGTGGACTAAACGGCTGTTATGCCTATGGCACGTACAACAAGCCATGAAGAGGAATGCTATTGCGAAACTGGTTAAC CGTGACCTCAGCGAGCCATTCCTCAGGAAAATGCGAGACATCTGTCTTGTTCGCGAAAGAAGTGTCTTTGTAACACAATACACATCAATGTTGAAGTATCTtcttgaaaatgatgaaagcaCGCTCGCGTCATACATGGAAAACACATG GAGCAATAGAATGGACCAATGGGCAGCCTTCGGGCGGCTGGGATCTTGTGTCAGTACTTCTATGCTCTGTGAGCGTTTCCATAAAAAACTTAAGCATGAGATGTTGGAAGGGAAAGCAAACGTGAGGATAGACAGACTCCTCCAACTACTCATTGCCCTTACGACCGAGTTGGAAGAGGACCGGGAGATTATG AAGGAGAGAGGAGTGGAGGAAGGAAGGTACAGGCTCCAGCAACATCACAAGGCGAACACGCCGGCTGTCAACAAATATTGTGGGCAGCAGCAACTTGTCACTGTTGTTGGTCTTGGAACCTGGGAATTGAAAGAGAACG TTCAACGATCATTGCCGAAGAGAAGGGTGTGGTGCATGCCCTTATGCGTTTGCTTGCACCTGTCCTATGGATGTGAAAAGTGGAATGCTGTGTGCTGTTCTGAACTTTGTGTACGCAACGTG CGAGATGGCGTGTCCTCGGTAGTTGATGGAGAAGTTGAAAACGAGCATAATGGACCGTACAGCAGCGACGGAGACGAAGAGATGATGGAAGTAGTGGTGGAAGATGATGTGAAAAACGAGTCGGTCGCAAGAAGTTCGACAGAA TTAATTTACGCATATGTTTGTCTTGAACCAAAAATATACGTTTGGATGTATGCATCAACTCGTGAAAGTATGCTTAAAGTGATGAGAGAACTAACGGAAGGCACGGGAATGGAGATAGAGCAGGTGCTGAAGCAAATGGACAAACCAACCAAGAGGTTAGGCTTGTTGGCAGAGAATGTTGGAAGGAACGGAGACACTGCTCGACGAATTGTATATCGATGGGATGCCGGGTCAGGAGAAGGCTCAGTCACTACCGATGCTCGCCGTCATGACGTACCTTCGGTCGGCTGCCCTCAAGCGCTGACTCCGATAAGGAAACTACATAAG cGTGCCCACTTACGCAAAGCAGAACAGGCTAAGCGAAAGCCAGTCCTGGACATTCCAGACTGTGCGCAAGACGAGAGGGACGCGTGTGCTGTATGCCTTCGGATGCAGCCTATCACTGGTAGCACAAACCATCAAATTTGTTGGATTCAATGTCCAACATGCGAAGACTGGATGCATACCGACTGTATCAGCAAAAACGTGTGCCCTCGCGACGGAGCAGAGTTGCGGAGAAGTGATGTGTAG
- a CDS encoding hypothetical protein (NECATOR_CHRIII.G10220.T1), with protein sequence MSSEGRRPTESIVRPSSSRSADVCFAAWSTDRIGLFRRNHCSSDCVVLGVETVLQGFNLDPNRKLIHVTSSAAASGRFDPTTSRPCSVTIVTHLSEIGVSTALCRLNLAGSKKFIFHFEESGVSQFAQRRHYMCRSDKGHYKAAFFRKEMASLAKLALHTPGGRNLDTLFVNRTLSERRDDIAMIVTCHTV encoded by the exons ATGTCGAGTGAAGGGCGTCGTCCCACGGAATCGATCGTGCGCCCATCGTCATCGCGCTCAGCCGACGTTTGTTTTGCTGCATGG AGCACGGATCGTATAGGGCTGTTCAGACGAAATCACTGCTCATCTGACTGTGTTGTGCTTGGAGTTGAGACTGTTCTT CAAGGGTTcaacctcgatcccaaccgcaaGCTCATCCATgtcacttcgagcgcagccgcttcaggtcgctttgacccgactacatctCGTCCATGCTCCGTAACAATCGTGACGCATCTGTCGGAAATCGGAGTGTCGACCGCGCTTTGTAGACTCAACTTGGCGGGttcgaagaaatttatttttcattttgag GAATCAGGAGTATCACAGTTCGCACAACGACGCCATTATATGTGCAGAAGTGACAAGGGACACTACAAGGCAGCATTCTTCCGCAAAGAGATGGCTTCGCTGGCGAAACTAGCGCTCCATACTCCCGG CGGTCGAAATCTCGACACGCTATTTGTGAATCGCACGTTATCAGAGCGTCGCGATGATATTGCTATGATTGTCACATGTCATACGGTCTGA
- a CDS encoding hypothetical protein (NECATOR_CHRIII.G10221.T1), which produces MVVLCAVGSMPISPSSFCFSCLSFCGSSFSVRVFGKKIVRFSFAGSFDITNMCRHSSVLRPLRKASSTFAKRSSRAVQVVSFDATDTMIANGEPFNDVYSRVAFDHGVNVHPAVIASAFPKYMSSLSASYPCFGFNTIGPFEWWKRIVVGCLQEGSSVQVDREKGEKIAQRLFDFYATARAWRITDPKLRSVLNQLRQNGVGVVVVSNSDARLRTILEDFNLYSLFDVVVASGEVGVEKPSPQIFEMVLNHYHLSDASQLLHIGDNLKKDYLAARDFGANALLFDPHSTNQDLSDAEKISSFSELKVE; this is translated from the exons ATGGTCGTGTTGTGTGCAGTGGGAAGTATGCCTATCTCTCCCTCTTCGTTCTGTTTTAGTTGTTTATCATTCTGTGGCTCGTCGTTTTCTGTGCGAGTGTTTGGGAAAAAGATCGTTCGCTTTTCATTCGCAGGATCCTTTGAT attacgaatatgtgtAGGCACTCATCGGTGCTTCGACCTCTCCGCAAAGCATCCAGCACTTTCGCGAAGAGATCTTCACGTGCTGTACAAGTAGTGTCATTTGATGCAACGGATACTATGATTGCCAATGGGGAACCGTTCAACGATGTTTACTCTCGTGTAGCTTTTGATCACGGTGTCAACGTGCACCCTGCAGTTATTGCTTCCGCATTCCCCAAATACATGAGTAGTCTTTCCGCAAGCTATCCATGCTTCGGATTCAACACAATAGGACCTTTCGAATGGTGGAAACGGATAGTGGTTGGATGTTTGCAAGAG GGAAGTTCTGTTCAAGTGGATCGAGAAAAAGGGGAGAAAATCGCTCAACGTCTGTTTGATTTCTATGCCACTGCAAGAGCGTGGCGTATTACTGATCCGAAG CTGAGATCAGTCCTTAACCAGCTGCGCCAGAACGGAGTGGGAGTTGTTGTTGTGTCTAATTCCGATGCTCGCCTGAGGACCATTCTTGAAGATTTCAATTTGTACTCTTTGTTTGACGTTGTAGTAGCCAGTGGAGAAGTTGGAGTGGAAAAACCAAGTCCACAAATCTTCGAAATGGTTCTTAATCACTATCATTTATCCGATGCTTCACAATTGTTGCATATTGGAGATAATCTTAAGAAGGATTACCTAGCAGCGAGAGATTTCGGAGCAAATGCTCTTCTATTTGATCCACATTCGACTAATCAAGACCTCTCAGACGCTGAAAAAATATCTTCATTTAGCGAGCTAAAAGTAGAATAG